One window of the Enterobacter huaxiensis genome contains the following:
- the ompC gene encoding porin OmpC, whose product MQRKVLALVIPALLMAGAAHAAEIYNKDGNKLDLYGKVDGLHYFSDDKGADGDQTYMRLGFKGETQINDMMTGYAQWEYNVQANNTEGSDNQSWTRLAFAGVKVGDYGSFDYGRNYGVLYDVEGWTDMLPEFGGDSYTKADNFMTGRANGVATYRNTDFYGLVQGLNFALQYQGNNEDASNNQEGTNNGRDTRHENGDGFGISTTYDFGMGITAGAAYTSSDRTNDQVTYTTAGGDKADAWTAGLKYDANNIYLAAMYSETRNMTPYGDNENAVANKTQNVEVTAQYQFDFGLRPAISYLQSKGKDLGNGQGDQDLVKYADIGATYYFNKNMSTYVDYKINLLDEDDSFYKNNGIGTDDVVALGLVYQF is encoded by the coding sequence ATGCAAAGAAAAGTACTGGCCCTCGTGATCCCAGCGCTGTTAATGGCTGGCGCTGCACACGCTGCAGAAATTTATAACAAAGACGGTAATAAACTGGATCTGTACGGGAAAGTAGATGGTCTGCACTACTTCTCTGACGACAAAGGTGCTGATGGCGATCAGACCTACATGCGTTTGGGCTTTAAAGGCGAAACCCAGATCAACGACATGATGACGGGCTACGCGCAGTGGGAGTACAACGTTCAGGCTAACAATACTGAAGGCTCTGATAACCAGTCCTGGACGCGTCTGGCGTTTGCGGGCGTGAAAGTGGGCGACTACGGTTCATTCGACTACGGTCGAAACTACGGCGTCCTGTACGACGTGGAAGGCTGGACCGATATGCTGCCAGAGTTCGGTGGCGACTCCTACACCAAAGCGGATAACTTCATGACCGGTCGTGCCAACGGTGTGGCAACCTACCGCAATACCGACTTCTACGGCCTGGTGCAGGGTCTGAACTTCGCGCTGCAGTATCAGGGTAATAACGAAGACGCCAGCAACAACCAGGAAGGTACGAACAACGGGCGCGATACTCGCCACGAGAACGGTGACGGTTTTGGTATCTCCACCACCTATGATTTCGGCATGGGTATCACCGCAGGTGCCGCTTACACCTCTTCTGACCGTACCAATGACCAGGTGACCTATACCACCGCTGGCGGTGACAAAGCGGACGCATGGACGGCGGGCCTGAAATACGACGCGAACAACATCTACCTGGCGGCAATGTATTCTGAAACCCGCAACATGACGCCGTACGGTGACAATGAAAACGCGGTTGCAAATAAAACGCAGAACGTCGAAGTAACGGCGCAATACCAGTTCGACTTCGGCCTGCGTCCGGCTATTTCTTACCTGCAGTCCAAAGGGAAAGATCTGGGCAACGGCCAGGGCGACCAGGATCTGGTTAAATATGCGGACATCGGCGCAACTTACTATTTCAACAAAAATATGTCTACCTATGTTGATTATAAAATCAACCTGCTGGATGAAGATGATTCCTTCTACAAAAACAACGGCATCGGCACTGATGATGTTGTAGCGTTAGGTCTGGTTTACCAGTTCTAA
- a CDS encoding YnfU family zinc-binding protein, with protein MSARKNTQFRRNYLVKCPCPNCSKDSEHSYNRVQKGAQLVCPYCCALFKSSQRF; from the coding sequence ATGTCTGCACGTAAAAACACTCAATTCCGCCGAAATTATTTAGTAAAATGTCCTTGTCCAAACTGCTCAAAAGATTCCGAACATAGTTACAATCGTGTACAAAAGGGGGCTCAGTTGGTGTGCCCATACTGCTGTGCTTTGTTCAAATCTTCCCAGCGCTTCTAA
- a CDS encoding SOS response-associated peptidase, with protein sequence MCGRFAQAQTREEYLAYLADEADRDIAYDPEPIGRYNVAPGTKVLLLSERDDQLHLDPVLWGYAPGWWDKAPLTNARVETAATSRMFKPLWQHGRAICFADGWFEWKKEGDKKQPYFIHRSDGQPIFMAAIGSTPFERGDEAEGFLIVTSAADKGLVDIHDRRPLVLSPEAAREWMQQEIGGKEAEEIAADGTVPAEMFIWHAVARDVGNVKNQGRKLIEQTDI encoded by the coding sequence ATGTGTGGACGTTTTGCACAAGCACAAACCCGTGAAGAATATCTGGCTTACCTGGCCGATGAAGCCGATCGCGACATCGCGTACGACCCTGAACCAATCGGACGTTACAACGTGGCACCCGGCACAAAGGTGTTGCTGCTGAGCGAACGCGACGATCAATTGCACCTCGATCCTGTGTTGTGGGGTTACGCGCCAGGATGGTGGGATAAAGCACCTTTGACAAACGCGCGCGTCGAAACTGCGGCCACGAGCCGGATGTTCAAGCCGTTATGGCAGCATGGCCGGGCGATCTGCTTTGCCGACGGATGGTTTGAATGGAAGAAGGAAGGTGACAAGAAACAGCCCTACTTTATTCACCGTTCCGATGGCCAGCCCATATTCATGGCGGCGATCGGAAGCACGCCATTTGAGCGCGGCGATGAAGCAGAAGGTTTTCTGATTGTGACGTCTGCAGCTGATAAAGGTCTGGTCGATATTCACGATCGGCGGCCGCTTGTTCTGTCACCTGAAGCGGCTCGGGAATGGATGCAACAAGAAATAGGTGGGAAAGAAGCTGAAGAGATCGCAGCCGACGGCACTGTGCCAGCTGAGATGTTTATCTGGCATGCGGTGGCACGTGATGTTGGAAATGTAAAAAATCAGGGGAGAAAATTGATAGAACAAACAGATATATAA
- a CDS encoding cold shock domain-containing protein, translated as MSSKIIGLVKWFNEDKGFGFISPLDGSKDVLVHTSSLLGETFNTLFEGQKVKFAIIGGTKGPIAANVTLCDR; from the coding sequence ATGTCATCTAAAATCATAGGTCTTGTTAAGTGGTTTAACGAAGATAAGGGGTTTGGCTTTATCTCCCCACTCGATGGAAGTAAAGATGTTCTTGTTCACACTTCTTCCCTGCTGGGAGAAACATTTAATACTCTATTTGAAGGACAAAAAGTCAAATTCGCTATCATAGGTGGAACTAAAGGTCCAATCGCTGCAAATGTAACACTTTGCGATAGATAA
- a CDS encoding KTSC domain-containing protein, with the protein MVHHPVKSSRIASVAYDEKSATLEIRFRDRTTLQYQRVPSRVFSDFLSVVSKGRFYDGVVKGKFKEIKVQ; encoded by the coding sequence ATGGTTCATCATCCAGTCAAATCATCACGAATTGCCTCCGTTGCCTACGATGAAAAAAGTGCAACGCTCGAAATCCGCTTTCGCGACCGTACCACGCTGCAATATCAGCGCGTTCCCTCGCGAGTTTTCTCTGATTTTTTGAGCGTGGTCTCAAAAGGCAGGTTTTATGACGGCGTCGTTAAGGGCAAGTTTAAGGAGATCAAAGTACAGTAA
- a CDS encoding translesion error-prone DNA polymerase V autoproteolytic subunit: MEFIRPAELREIIAPPLFSDLVQCGFPSPAADYVEQRIDLNELLVAHPSSTYFVKAAGDSMIEAGISDGDLLVVDSSRTAVHGDIVIAAVEGEFTVKRLQLRPTVQLNPMNSAYSPIIVGSEDTLDVFGVVTFIVKSAS, from the coding sequence ATGGAGTTTATCAGGCCTGCAGAACTGCGAGAAATTATTGCTCCCCCGCTTTTCAGTGACTTAGTGCAGTGTGGTTTCCCTAGCCCCGCAGCTGATTACGTTGAACAGCGCATTGATCTCAATGAGTTACTTGTCGCTCACCCGAGTTCGACATATTTCGTCAAAGCCGCGGGTGATTCTATGATCGAAGCCGGTATCAGCGACGGTGATCTGCTGGTGGTAGACAGCTCCAGGACTGCTGTGCACGGTGACATTGTCATCGCAGCGGTGGAAGGGGAGTTCACTGTTAAACGCCTGCAGTTGCGCCCGACCGTGCAACTCAATCCAATGAACAGCGCCTACAGTCCGATCATTGTTGGCAGCGAAGACACGCTGGACGTTTTCGGCGTCGTGACTTTCATCGTTAAATCGGCGAGCTGA
- the cspF gene encoding cold shock-like protein CspF, which yields MSRKMTGIVKSFDFKSGKGLIIPSDGRKDVFLHVSALSNSESQTLKPGVRVEFYRINGLSGLMAANIFVS from the coding sequence TTGTCGCGTAAAATGACAGGAATTGTCAAAAGTTTTGACTTCAAGAGCGGAAAGGGATTGATTATCCCATCAGATGGCAGAAAAGATGTTTTTTTGCATGTTTCTGCATTAAGTAATAGTGAAAGCCAAACGTTAAAGCCAGGTGTTCGTGTTGAATTTTATCGTATAAATGGACTTAGTGGTCTGATGGCTGCAAATATATTTGTTTCTTAA
- a CDS encoding GFA family protein, protein MAEIRHAQCHCGAVAFTVELTDGLKTARRCSCSFCRMRGAVVVSAPLSGISVTRGEDKLTEYRFNTGTARHFFCSVCGIYTFHQRRSNPDQYGVNVACFENVSPFDFKEVVVMDGVNHPMDGDSGIFGYLSFRQSEVD, encoded by the coding sequence ATGGCTGAAATTCGTCATGCGCAGTGTCATTGCGGCGCGGTGGCATTTACCGTTGAGCTAACTGACGGGCTGAAAACCGCGCGGCGCTGTAGCTGTTCTTTTTGCCGGATGCGGGGAGCGGTCGTGGTTTCCGCACCGTTATCCGGTATTAGCGTCACCAGAGGCGAGGACAAGCTCACCGAGTATCGTTTTAACACCGGAACGGCACGGCATTTTTTCTGCTCGGTATGCGGCATTTATACCTTTCATCAGAGACGCTCTAACCCTGACCAGTACGGCGTTAACGTCGCCTGCTTCGAAAACGTCTCGCCTTTTGATTTCAAGGAGGTGGTGGTAATGGATGGCGTCAACCACCCGATGGACGGCGACAGCGGTATATTTGGCTATCTGTCGTTTCGTCAAAGCGAGGTGGATTAA
- a CDS encoding Y-family DNA polymerase, whose amino-acid sequence MFALCDVNSFYASCETVFRPDLRGRPVVVLSNNDGCVIARSAEAKAAGITMGEPFFKQRELFRRAGVVCFSSNYELYADMSNRVMTTLEEMSPRVEIYSIDEAFCDLTGVRNCRDLTEFGKEIRATVLKRTHLTVGVGIAQTKTLAKLANHAAKKWQRQTGGVVDLSNIDRQRRLLALVPVEDVWGVGRRISKKLNAMGIKTALDLSEQSTWIIRKHFNVVLERTVRELRGEPCLDLEEFAPAKQEIVCSRSFGERVTDYEQMRQAICSYAARGAEKLRGEHQYCRFISAFVKTSPFALNEPYYGNSASIKLLTPTQDSRDIINAAVKCLDKIWNDGHRYQKAGIMLGDFFSQGVAQLNLFDESAPRAGSEKLMYALDHLNAKDGKGTLFFAGQGIQQQWQMKRDMLSPRYTTRYSDLIKVR is encoded by the coding sequence GTGTTCGCGCTCTGTGATGTGAACTCGTTCTACGCATCATGCGAGACTGTATTCAGGCCGGACCTGAGAGGGCGGCCGGTAGTCGTTCTCTCGAATAATGATGGCTGCGTAATCGCTCGCAGCGCCGAGGCCAAGGCGGCTGGAATTACCATGGGAGAGCCGTTCTTTAAGCAGAGAGAACTGTTCCGACGAGCTGGCGTTGTCTGCTTCAGCAGTAACTACGAGCTGTATGCTGATATGTCGAACCGGGTAATGACGACGCTAGAGGAAATGAGCCCCCGCGTCGAAATTTACAGTATCGATGAAGCTTTTTGTGATCTTACTGGAGTGCGAAACTGCCGGGACCTGACCGAGTTCGGCAAGGAGATCCGCGCTACGGTTCTGAAGCGTACGCACCTCACCGTTGGCGTTGGCATTGCCCAGACAAAAACACTCGCTAAACTCGCCAACCACGCCGCAAAGAAATGGCAGCGGCAGACTGGCGGAGTAGTTGATTTATCGAATATCGATCGCCAGCGCCGACTCCTTGCCCTAGTACCCGTAGAGGACGTTTGGGGCGTTGGCCGTCGCATAAGTAAGAAGCTTAACGCCATGGGCATTAAAACGGCTCTGGACCTCTCAGAACAAAGCACATGGATTATCCGTAAACACTTTAACGTGGTACTCGAGCGAACGGTCCGGGAGTTGCGCGGCGAGCCTTGTCTTGATCTGGAGGAGTTTGCGCCAGCAAAGCAGGAAATCGTCTGCAGTCGGTCATTCGGCGAACGCGTCACGGACTATGAGCAGATGCGCCAGGCTATTTGCAGCTATGCGGCCCGTGGCGCTGAAAAACTACGTGGTGAGCACCAGTATTGTCGTTTTATCTCGGCGTTCGTGAAGACGTCACCTTTTGCCCTGAATGAGCCATATTACGGCAACAGTGCGTCAATCAAACTTCTCACCCCCACTCAGGATTCCCGCGACATCATTAACGCCGCGGTAAAGTGCCTGGACAAAATCTGGAATGACGGACACCGATACCAGAAAGCTGGCATTATGCTTGGCGATTTCTTTAGTCAGGGCGTGGCCCAGCTCAACTTGTTTGACGAGAGCGCTCCGCGGGCAGGTAGTGAAAAACTAATGTATGCGCTGGATCATCTGAACGCTAAAGACGGAAAGGGAACCCTCTTCTTTGCCGGGCAGGGCATACAGCAGCAGTGGCAGATGAAACGGGATATGTTATCTCCACGATATACTACGAGGTATTCAGACCTAATAAAAGTTAGATGA